A section of the Paenibacillus yonginensis genome encodes:
- the mqnE gene encoding aminofutalosine synthase MqnE yields MSVVALPHQDKKMAEIIEKVKNGVRLSLEDGVYLYESDDLLTIGQLANEANLRKNGKKVYFIENMSLYFTNVCESYCAFCNFRKDEGEEGAYTLSGQEMIEYVEQHIHPGVREFHIVGGHNNHVPFQYYVDSLKALNERFPNVTLKAYTAAEIEFFSRLSGLSIKEVLQELQKAGLKTLTGGGAEILSDQYRQKMKVDKANVDQYLDVHRTAHKLGMKTHTTMLYGSIESHEDRIRHMIQIRELQDETNGFMVFIPLSMQPKNKNASIMRRNSAYEDLKTIAISRLMLDNIDHIKAYFINIGTQLTQVALSFGASDVHGTILKERISHAAGAVTPEGMTRKELIWLIKGAGRIPVERDTFYNEIEVYE; encoded by the coding sequence ATGTCCGTTGTTGCGCTCCCTCATCAGGACAAAAAGATGGCTGAAATTATTGAGAAAGTCAAAAACGGGGTAAGGTTATCTTTAGAGGACGGAGTTTACCTTTATGAAAGCGACGATTTGCTGACGATCGGCCAACTGGCTAATGAAGCGAATCTGAGAAAGAACGGGAAAAAAGTTTATTTTATTGAAAATATGAGCCTTTACTTCACCAATGTTTGTGAATCGTACTGCGCCTTCTGCAACTTCCGCAAGGACGAGGGCGAAGAAGGCGCTTATACGCTGTCCGGTCAGGAAATGATCGAATATGTGGAGCAGCACATTCATCCGGGAGTCCGCGAATTCCATATCGTCGGCGGCCATAACAACCATGTTCCTTTTCAATATTATGTAGATTCTTTAAAAGCTTTAAATGAGCGTTTCCCCAATGTGACGCTTAAAGCCTATACAGCTGCCGAAATTGAGTTCTTTAGCCGGCTCAGCGGCCTGAGCATTAAAGAAGTGCTTCAAGAGCTGCAAAAGGCCGGATTAAAAACCTTGACCGGCGGCGGCGCAGAAATCCTGTCCGATCAATACCGGCAAAAAATGAAGGTGGACAAAGCCAATGTCGACCAATACCTCGACGTTCACCGTACTGCTCACAAACTGGGCATGAAGACGCACACCACGATGCTGTACGGCTCAATCGAATCACATGAAGACCGTATCCGCCACATGATCCAGATCCGCGAGCTTCAGGATGAAACCAACGGTTTTATGGTCTTTATTCCATTGTCCATGCAGCCTAAAAATAAAAACGCCAGCATCATGCGCCGCAATTCGGCTTACGAAGACCTGAAAACCATCGCCATCAGCCGTTTGATGCTTGATAATATTGACCACATTAAAGCTTACTTCATTAATATCGGCACCCAGCTGACTCAGGTTGCTCTCAGCTTCGGAGCTTCGGACGTTCACGGAACCATCCTTAAGGAACGGATCAGCCATGCTGCCGGAGCCGTAACTCCTGAAGGGATGACCCGCAAAGAACTAATCTGGCTGATCAAGGGAGCGGGACGTATTCCCGTAGAAAGAGATACGTTCTATAACGAAATTGAAGTGTACGAATAA
- a CDS encoding HesB/IscA family protein: MINISDTALDRIKSTLAEQENPDLFLRVGVNPGGCSGFSYAMGFDDQESDRDVFMEVSGLKVVVDKSDLRYLNGLKIDFEETGMSGGFTIDNPNAIASCGCGQSFKMRDEEGRPEVCE, encoded by the coding sequence ATGATTAATATTAGCGATACTGCCCTAGATAGAATCAAGAGCACTTTGGCCGAACAGGAGAACCCCGACTTGTTCCTGCGTGTTGGCGTCAACCCCGGTGGCTGCAGCGGATTTTCATACGCCATGGGATTTGACGACCAGGAGTCGGACCGGGATGTTTTTATGGAGGTGTCCGGTTTAAAGGTTGTAGTGGATAAAAGTGACCTTCGCTACTTGAACGGTCTCAAAATCGATTTTGAAGAAACCGGAATGTCCGGCGGCTTCACCATTGATAATCCGAATGCGATCGCTTCCTGCGGCTGCGGCCAGTCCTTTAAGATGAGAGATGAAGAAGGCCGGCCTGAAGTGTGCGAATAA
- a CDS encoding NAD(P)/FAD-dependent oxidoreductase, translating into MKHFVILGGGYGGVTVANHLFKGHLPSDVQVTLVDRMPFQSMKTEYYALAAGTSSDFELRVPFPEHEGLQIKYGEVTSVDLENKQVIFAAADPLPYDQLVIALGCTDRFHGIPGAKEVSSTIQSFSATRETYRRINDLKPYGTIHIVGGGLSGVEVAAEVRESRPDLNITILDRGPRVLSAFPETLSRYVSKWFHDHGVETRSHIGITSLEPGIIHNGSEEILSDVTIWTAGIQPVELVQKMDVAKDPSGRVLLNEYHQIPEYPEVFVCGDCASLPFAPSAQAAEGQGEQIAHVALAQWRGETPKLGAIKLKGTLGSLGKKAGFGLMGKRYVTGRVPRILKSGVLWKSKRHLG; encoded by the coding sequence ATGAAACATTTTGTTATTCTTGGCGGCGGATACGGCGGCGTTACCGTAGCCAATCATCTTTTTAAAGGCCATCTTCCAAGCGATGTGCAGGTGACCTTGGTAGACCGTATGCCATTTCAAAGCATGAAAACCGAATATTATGCGCTTGCCGCAGGAACTTCATCCGACTTTGAGCTACGTGTTCCTTTTCCCGAGCATGAAGGCCTGCAAATCAAATACGGGGAAGTGACTTCCGTAGATCTGGAGAACAAGCAGGTTATTTTTGCTGCAGCTGATCCGCTTCCTTATGACCAGCTGGTCATCGCACTGGGTTGTACCGATCGTTTCCACGGTATTCCGGGCGCCAAAGAGGTGTCCTCAACGATCCAATCGTTCTCGGCGACGCGCGAAACTTACCGCAGAATTAATGATCTGAAGCCCTATGGCACTATTCACATTGTCGGCGGCGGCCTTAGCGGTGTGGAAGTAGCCGCAGAAGTACGCGAAAGCCGGCCGGATTTGAACATTACTATTCTCGACCGCGGACCTCGCGTTCTCTCTGCCTTCCCTGAGACGTTATCCCGTTATGTATCCAAATGGTTCCATGACCACGGGGTAGAAACCCGCTCTCACATCGGCATTACCTCGCTGGAGCCGGGAATCATCCATAACGGCTCGGAAGAGATTCTGTCGGACGTTACTATATGGACCGCAGGCATTCAGCCCGTAGAGCTGGTTCAGAAGATGGACGTAGCCAAAGACCCATCCGGACGTGTGCTGCTGAATGAATATCATCAGATTCCGGAATATCCGGAAGTGTTCGTATGCGGAGACTGCGCAAGCCTGCCGTTTGCGCCAAGCGCACAGGCCGCTGAAGGCCAGGGCGAGCAAATCGCTCATGTAGCCCTTGCGCAGTGGCGCGGAGAGACGCCGAAGCTGGGAGCGATCAAGCTTAAAGGCACGCTTGGCTCGCTGGGCAAGAAAGCCGGATTTGGCCTGATGGGCAAACGTTATGTGACCGGGCGAGTGCCTCGTATTCTGAAGAGCGGAGTGCTCTGGAAGTCCAAACGTCATCTTGGCTAG
- a CDS encoding response regulator: MIKLMIVDDEKNIRFGLKTMIEREFPDEYEMTTATQGAEALDLYRAEGADIILTDIRMPVMDGIALIERLSSEPLPQGQQGRPWVIILSGYEEFEYAKAAIRYQAVDYLLKPIRRDELFGALRKCKANLDKQSRIAEQLSATESYRQRVQSGLLLDLMLLEDLTEEEIELWSKDIDIARFTSPFTVAVLNYKYEDGSRMKKEELRQLAGHMFEAVDGELDACLLDREGRVVLVGGPHHKLAKLSALAGEKELDGLLIGVSEEGSRLEDLPKCYRQAVESLNYTFIFPKTRLIWYKELPAQRQAQVLPKEEIRKLGNILGTKQEKEIGQLLHHIFKVDQLADLDLGYLNEVSKRINEQVLDEVFRLFGEASVEVIKLYRKVGDLSNFRHFHDYFRSLQQLLFSLNEYIKEIRSAHSENGDMKEAVDYIEHNYYRPLNMAMVSNHVSLNYSYFSEAFKAYTGESFVTYLKKVRIRKAKELIGTSELKLSEISSAVGFENTRHFSRVFKELEGVSPVEYRGKLFVGSERFGSRE, translated from the coding sequence ATGATAAAGCTGATGATCGTTGATGATGAGAAGAATATCCGTTTCGGGTTAAAGACCATGATCGAGCGGGAATTTCCCGATGAATATGAAATGACTACGGCAACGCAGGGGGCGGAAGCGCTTGATCTATACCGTGCTGAAGGCGCAGACATTATCCTTACGGATATCCGGATGCCTGTGATGGACGGAATAGCGCTGATCGAGCGGTTGTCTTCAGAACCTTTGCCTCAAGGCCAACAGGGACGGCCGTGGGTCATTATTTTGAGCGGTTATGAAGAATTTGAATATGCCAAAGCGGCTATCCGGTATCAGGCTGTCGATTATCTGCTGAAGCCGATCCGCCGGGATGAGCTGTTTGGGGCGCTGCGAAAATGCAAAGCCAATCTGGACAAACAATCCCGGATTGCCGAACAACTGTCTGCTACTGAAAGCTATCGGCAGCGGGTCCAATCGGGGCTTCTGCTGGATTTGATGCTGCTTGAGGATCTTACAGAGGAAGAAATCGAGTTGTGGAGCAAAGACATTGATATTGCCCGTTTTACTTCTCCGTTCACGGTGGCCGTGTTGAATTATAAATACGAAGACGGCAGCCGAATGAAGAAAGAGGAGCTGAGGCAGCTTGCTGGGCACATGTTTGAAGCCGTCGACGGAGAGCTGGACGCTTGTCTGCTCGATCGTGAAGGAAGAGTTGTGCTTGTAGGGGGGCCGCACCATAAGTTGGCGAAGCTTTCGGCTTTGGCGGGCGAGAAGGAGCTTGACGGGTTATTGATTGGCGTCAGCGAGGAGGGAAGCCGGCTTGAGGATCTTCCTAAATGCTACAGGCAGGCGGTGGAATCTCTCAACTATACATTTATTTTTCCGAAGACACGCCTGATTTGGTACAAGGAGCTGCCCGCACAGAGGCAGGCCCAGGTCCTGCCAAAGGAAGAAATCCGCAAGCTGGGAAATATTCTCGGAACAAAGCAGGAGAAGGAAATCGGGCAGCTGCTGCACCATATTTTCAAAGTTGACCAACTGGCAGACCTTGATCTAGGATATTTGAATGAGGTAAGCAAGCGGATCAATGAACAGGTTCTTGATGAAGTCTTCCGCCTATTTGGTGAAGCGTCTGTGGAAGTGATCAAGCTTTATCGCAAAGTAGGAGACCTGTCCAACTTCCGTCATTTTCATGACTATTTCAGGTCACTGCAGCAGCTGCTGTTCAGCCTGAATGAATATATCAAAGAAATCCGGTCAGCGCACAGCGAGAACGGCGACATGAAGGAGGCGGTGGATTATATCGAGCACAATTATTACCGCCCCCTCAATATGGCCATGGTAAGCAATCACGTATCCCTGAACTATTCTTATTTCAGTGAAGCCTTTAAGGCTTATACCGGGGAGAGCTTCGTTACTTACCTGAAGAAGGTCAGAATCCGGAAAGCGAAAGAGCTGATCGGCACCAGCGAGCTCAAGCTGTCAGAAATCAGCAGTGCGGTTGGATTTGAGAATACAAGACACTTCTCACGGGTATTCAAGGAGCTTGAAGGAGTCTCTCCCGTTGAATATCGCGGCAAGCTGTTCGTCGGAAGTGAACGGTTTGGCAGCCGCGAATAA
- a CDS encoding YuzB family protein, with amino-acid sequence MRPIIEFCVSNMHFGTDEVMEKLEENPDYDVIEYGCLNNCGLCSAAPYALVNGEIVEAESADKLYELIMNKIKEMEAWDALDFDLD; translated from the coding sequence ATGAGACCCATCATTGAATTTTGCGTCAGCAACATGCACTTCGGAACCGATGAGGTGATGGAGAAGCTGGAGGAGAATCCGGACTACGACGTCATTGAATACGGTTGTTTAAATAACTGCGGTTTATGCTCGGCCGCTCCTTATGCTTTGGTGAATGGAGAAATCGTCGAAGCCGAGAGCGCGGACAAGCTGTATGAACTTATTATGAACAAGATCAAGGAAATGGAAGCCTGGGATGCGCTGGATTTTGATCTGGATTAA
- a CDS encoding sensor histidine kinase, whose amino-acid sequence MKSNRWKVLWGSFTYWLGRRSLQSRLIAAYIFIILGPSTLVSFYSYEAINAMYIRDAKEKNQSLLDVEEMHIQTQIESMVRAAQVAYDDPDVREYLSNTVEPDTGELVEFSNNSFKALTRIQYYNPNVEHLRLFSSSNITEIWPIFFRESRVEDEPWYLKAEEMKGTEYWSFSESDPDVIDRYNGHTYVSTPKVSLLREMSIPANHHVGMVQVDMLLQNFSPRTYSETPESESQMLIADRESQLFTRDSHSFIAANPEMSAAVQERLQHYKATGEWKAEYKENGKSFLLLHKPIERIHADLLNIVSMDSVLMEISHTRNLLIGANIGFVTLITVIAYVLNAFILKNLRLLTEEMKKVRKGKAYSGLVIHGGGEVGELAHHFSKLMNTINTLVARAVHKQALTKEAELRTLHNQIDAHFLYNTLENIKMLAEIENQRAISDALTSLGGMMRYNFKWSGEYVKLHDEIRHIENYIEVMNIRFDEPIRLVLDIPGDYMEQEMLKMSLQPIVENAVKHAWTGEESGMREIRIQVEEWEPHKIRMTVSDNGGGLEPEMLKELNQKLMWAGLLDKTPQAHGTESNTYGIGLRNVQERIRLFYGKEYGLQVFSEQGKFTRVEIILPKVMLTGRVYSDDKADDR is encoded by the coding sequence ATGAAGAGCAACCGTTGGAAAGTGTTATGGGGTTCATTTACATATTGGCTTGGACGCCGCTCGCTGCAGAGCCGTTTGATCGCCGCTTATATTTTTATTATTTTAGGACCCAGTACACTGGTGTCCTTTTATTCGTATGAAGCGATCAATGCTATGTACATACGCGATGCCAAGGAGAAGAATCAATCTTTGCTTGATGTGGAAGAAATGCATATCCAGACTCAGATCGAGTCCATGGTCCGAGCAGCCCAAGTGGCGTATGATGATCCGGATGTAAGAGAATATCTGTCCAATACCGTCGAGCCTGACACCGGGGAACTGGTGGAATTCAGCAATAACAGCTTCAAGGCTCTGACAAGAATCCAGTATTACAATCCCAATGTGGAGCATCTTCGTTTGTTCTCCAGCAGCAATATTACAGAGATCTGGCCTATTTTCTTTCGCGAGAGCCGGGTAGAGGATGAACCCTGGTACCTGAAGGCGGAGGAAATGAAAGGAACCGAATACTGGTCCTTCTCCGAAAGCGACCCGGACGTTATAGATCGTTATAACGGGCATACCTATGTATCGACGCCAAAGGTGTCGCTGCTTCGGGAGATGAGCATTCCGGCGAATCATCATGTCGGCATGGTTCAGGTGGATATGCTGCTGCAGAACTTCAGCCCCCGAACCTATTCGGAGACGCCGGAGAGCGAATCCCAAATGCTGATCGCCGATCGTGAATCACAGCTGTTTACACGCGACAGCCATTCGTTTATAGCGGCCAATCCGGAGATGAGCGCGGCGGTGCAGGAACGTCTTCAGCATTATAAGGCAACCGGCGAATGGAAGGCCGAATATAAAGAGAACGGCAAGTCCTTTCTTCTCCTGCACAAGCCGATTGAACGGATCCATGCCGATCTGCTGAATATCGTGTCCATGGACAGCGTACTTATGGAAATCTCGCATACGCGTAATTTGCTGATCGGCGCCAATATTGGTTTTGTTACGCTGATAACGGTTATTGCTTATGTGCTGAACGCTTTTATACTGAAGAATCTGCGTCTGCTGACAGAGGAAATGAAGAAGGTCCGGAAAGGGAAGGCTTACAGCGGCCTTGTTATTCACGGAGGAGGCGAAGTTGGAGAACTCGCTCACCATTTTTCAAAGCTGATGAACACCATCAACACGTTAGTTGCACGAGCTGTACATAAGCAGGCTTTAACAAAGGAAGCCGAGCTGCGTACACTCCATAACCAAATCGATGCCCATTTCCTGTATAATACATTAGAGAATATTAAAATGCTGGCAGAAATTGAGAACCAGAGAGCTATTTCAGATGCGCTCACTTCTCTGGGCGGCATGATGAGATATAATTTCAAATGGTCAGGAGAATATGTGAAGCTCCATGACGAAATCCGGCATATTGAGAATTATATAGAGGTAATGAATATTCGGTTTGACGAGCCGATCCGGCTTGTGCTTGATATTCCCGGCGATTATATGGAGCAGGAGATGCTGAAGATGTCGCTGCAGCCAATCGTGGAGAATGCGGTTAAGCATGCCTGGACAGGAGAAGAATCCGGAATGAGGGAAATTAGGATTCAGGTGGAGGAATGGGAGCCGCACAAGATCAGGATGACCGTCTCGGATAATGGGGGAGGGCTTGAGCCGGAAATGCTCAAAGAACTGAACCAGAAGCTGATGTGGGCGGGACTCCTGGACAAAACTCCCCAAGCCCATGGAACCGAGTCAAACACTTATGGAATTGGCCTCCGCAATGTACAGGAACGAATCCGGTTGTTCTATGGGAAAGAATATGGACTGCAGGTGTTCAGCGAGCAAGGGAAGTTCACCCGAGTTGAGATAATTTTGCCGAAAGTGATGTTAACTGGGAGGGTGTACTCGGATGATAAAGCTGATGATCGTTGA
- a CDS encoding SDR family oxidoreductase yields the protein MDAKIALITGSAKGLGKRTALALAEQGYDIALNYVHSEREARELEMQIRQLGVRCISVKGDISKHDEIIMLVETVQRELGGIDILVNNAGPFIRERKLFSDYSWLEILSLIEGNLTGTMLLDHLVLEGMRKKGWGRIIHFGFGHAAESRAWPHRSVYAAAKTGLVSFTKTLAVEEAPHGITVNMVCPGDIRGDNKEKSIAEVSGLQDGETPRGRPGSGEDVARVIAFLCQRDSDFITGNIMDVSGGLDPIRPLIKP from the coding sequence TTGGACGCTAAAATCGCCCTGATCACAGGCAGCGCAAAAGGCCTGGGCAAACGCACGGCGCTGGCTCTGGCGGAGCAGGGCTATGACATTGCGCTGAACTATGTCCACAGCGAACGGGAAGCCCGGGAGCTGGAAATGCAGATCCGTCAGCTCGGCGTTCGGTGCATTTCGGTTAAAGGTGACATCTCCAAACATGATGAGATTATAATGCTAGTTGAAACGGTTCAGCGGGAGTTGGGCGGCATTGATATTCTGGTGAACAACGCCGGTCCGTTTATCCGGGAGCGCAAGCTGTTCTCCGACTATTCCTGGCTGGAAATTCTTTCGCTGATTGAAGGCAACCTGACCGGAACGATGCTGCTGGATCATCTGGTGCTGGAGGGCATGCGCAAGAAGGGCTGGGGGCGTATTATCCATTTTGGTTTCGGGCATGCGGCTGAATCCAGAGCTTGGCCCCATAGGTCCGTTTACGCGGCTGCCAAGACCGGACTGGTGTCCTTCACCAAAACGCTGGCCGTCGAAGAGGCGCCTCATGGCATCACGGTCAATATGGTATGTCCGGGAGATATTCGGGGGGACAATAAGGAGAAATCGATTGCCGAGGTCAGCGGCCTGCAGGATGGCGAAACGCCGCGTGGACGACCGGGCAGCGGGGAGGATGTAGCCCGGGTTATTGCTTTCCTGTGCCAGAGGGATTCGGATTTCATTACAGGCAACATTATGGACGTTTCGGGCGGCCTTGATCCTATTCGTCCTCTGATCAAACCATAG
- a CDS encoding YheC/YheD family protein: MPGRQLADKWLKTEALLAEPSIAGHIPQTRLYDETNLKNMLHHFGMVVIKPVRGGGGYGVIKVEWSGSTYSFTKGTMKKVYRSFGALFAALGKAKVKRKYLIQQGIRLARISGRPIDYRVKVVKVGDSWQYRSMVGRLARPGLFVTNLCKGGRQLTARQGLSLCFSGKKAALKRKEMRELTNTSIRVLENAFPGIGELGFDYGVDAGGKIWIFEVNTRPQ, from the coding sequence ATGCCAGGAAGACAGCTTGCTGATAAGTGGCTCAAGACTGAAGCTCTGCTTGCGGAGCCCTCCATTGCCGGACACATCCCGCAGACCCGTCTGTATGATGAAACCAACTTAAAGAACATGCTTCATCATTTCGGCATGGTCGTAATTAAGCCTGTTCGGGGCGGCGGTGGATACGGCGTCATCAAAGTAGAGTGGAGCGGCAGTACGTACAGTTTTACAAAAGGAACCATGAAGAAGGTATATCGCTCATTCGGTGCCTTGTTTGCAGCGCTTGGCAAGGCCAAAGTGAAACGTAAGTATTTGATTCAGCAGGGAATTCGTCTTGCCCGCATCTCCGGCAGACCGATTGATTACCGGGTGAAGGTGGTCAAGGTAGGGGATAGCTGGCAGTACCGTTCCATGGTGGGCCGATTGGCGCGGCCGGGTTTGTTTGTTACCAACCTGTGCAAGGGCGGACGCCAGTTAACAGCCAGACAAGGGCTAAGCCTCTGCTTCTCCGGAAAAAAAGCTGCACTCAAACGTAAGGAAATGCGCGAGCTCACCAATACAAGTATTAGAGTGTTGGAGAACGCTTTTCCAGGTATCGGGGAACTAGGATTTGATTATGGTGTTGATGCGGGCGGGAAGATCTGGATATTTGAGGTCAATACACGTCCGCAATAG
- a CDS encoding NifU family protein, giving the protein MSTNAQDTLYDEVLEVLDKLRPFLQRDGGDVELVDVEDGIVKLKLMGACGSCPSSTITLKAGIERALFEEVEGVQEVVQVF; this is encoded by the coding sequence ATGAGCACAAATGCACAAGATACATTGTACGATGAAGTTCTGGAGGTTCTCGACAAACTTCGTCCGTTCCTGCAGCGCGATGGCGGCGACGTTGAACTGGTAGACGTTGAGGACGGCATTGTTAAGCTGAAATTGATGGGTGCCTGCGGCAGCTGCCCAAGCTCCACGATCACGCTGAAAGCCGGTATCGAACGCGCCCTGTTCGAAGAAGTCGAAGGCGTACAAGAGGTCGTACAGGTATTCTAA
- a CDS encoding NAD(P)/FAD-dependent oxidoreductase yields MSAPENNGDFTDLLIIGGGPAGMFAAFYGGMRHASVKLIESMPQLGGQLAALYPEKYIYDVAGFPKVTAQELVNNLNEQLKLFNPEIRLEEKVQQVEKKDERHFVVTTDKAVHHAKAVIITAGVGAFEPRRLELEEAARFEGVNLHYFISDLNQFKGRKVLISGGGDSAVDWALMLEPIAEQVTLIHRRDKFRAHEHSVENLYASGVNVITPTEITALHGADRIEAVTLSDVKTKETQEIEVDDVIVNFGFISSLGPIAEWGIEIENNSVVVDSRMETSMPGIFAAGDITTYPGKLKLIAVGFGEAPTAVNNAKVYIDPEAKLSPGHSSNLKL; encoded by the coding sequence GTGTCAGCGCCTGAAAATAACGGTGATTTCACCGATCTGCTTATTATCGGAGGCGGGCCGGCCGGCATGTTTGCCGCATTCTATGGCGGCATGCGCCATGCGTCCGTGAAATTGATTGAAAGCATGCCCCAGCTCGGGGGTCAGCTGGCCGCGCTTTATCCCGAGAAATATATATATGATGTTGCCGGATTTCCGAAAGTAACAGCCCAGGAGCTGGTGAACAACCTGAACGAACAACTCAAGCTGTTTAACCCTGAAATACGTCTCGAAGAGAAGGTCCAGCAGGTAGAGAAAAAGGACGAGCGTCATTTTGTCGTCACGACAGATAAAGCGGTTCACCATGCCAAAGCCGTCATTATTACAGCAGGCGTTGGTGCCTTTGAACCCCGCCGTCTTGAACTGGAGGAAGCTGCCCGTTTCGAGGGGGTTAACCTGCATTATTTTATCAGTGATCTGAATCAGTTTAAGGGACGCAAGGTGCTGATCAGCGGCGGAGGCGATTCGGCCGTAGACTGGGCGCTTATGCTGGAGCCTATTGCCGAGCAGGTAACGCTGATTCACCGCAGGGACAAGTTCCGCGCCCATGAGCACAGTGTGGAGAACCTCTATGCCTCCGGAGTCAATGTCATTACGCCAACTGAGATTACAGCGCTGCATGGTGCGGACCGCATCGAAGCCGTCACACTTTCTGATGTCAAGACGAAGGAAACCCAAGAGATCGAAGTCGACGACGTCATCGTGAATTTCGGTTTCATCTCTTCGCTGGGACCAATCGCCGAATGGGGGATTGAAATCGAGAACAATTCCGTTGTCGTGGATTCCCGAATGGAGACCTCGATGCCGGGCATTTTTGCAGCCGGAGACATTACCACTTATCCGGGTAAGCTCAAACTGATTGCAGTCGGCTTTGGTGAAGCGCCAACGGCTGTGAACAACGCCAAAGTATATATAGATCCCGAGGCCAAGCTGTCGCCGGGACACAGCAGCAACCTCAAGCTGTAG
- the sda gene encoding sporulation histidine kinase inhibitor Sda: protein MALLTDEMLLDSYRMATELQLEREFIALLLAEIHKRELNVEATPLVH, encoded by the coding sequence ATGGCGCTGTTAACAGATGAGATGCTGCTGGATTCCTATCGGATGGCGACCGAGCTCCAATTGGAGAGGGAATTCATTGCACTGCTGTTGGCGGAAATTCACAAGCGCGAGCTGAATGTGGAAGCAACCCCACTTGTTCATTAA